The Hymenobacter oligotrophus genome has a window encoding:
- a CDS encoding BT4734/BF3469 family protein encodes MAKQTALPDVALPADSTISLAAWGPDDLSVALALTGTFTPTPDQLALALRTLYPNSRHPSVADILAAGWLVPDTYGKCLRYPPISTEELWSRIHHPPRPEAAAPQDDKPDTPQLSYFTGPITNTLPHLTITLAALHQVIVTPPQTLLERTRAARTEYKAQGKSARYKELKCQLDYFTAGGIFSRRQDQALLAPSGLLILDFDELGSRVEEAKHALLTDSALSAALCLVFVSPSGDGLKAVLSADPRYPRRTNYEHIARYLGRQYGWGPSLDAKTADVSRACFVSHDPTAWLSPHLHMDI; translated from the coding sequence ATGGCTAAGCAGACTGCTTTACCAGATGTAGCGCTCCCAGCCGATTCAACTATCTCTCTGGCCGCATGGGGCCCTGATGATCTATCTGTTGCATTAGCGTTAACCGGCACTTTCACCCCCACGCCAGACCAGCTGGCCCTGGCGTTGCGAACACTATACCCCAACAGCCGCCACCCTTCGGTCGCTGACATACTAGCCGCCGGGTGGCTTGTGCCAGACACTTATGGCAAGTGCTTACGGTACCCTCCTATTTCAACAGAAGAGTTATGGAGCCGTATACACCACCCACCCCGACCGGAGGCCGCAGCTCCTCAGGATGATAAGCCCGATACCCCGCAGCTTTCTTATTTCACAGGGCCTATCACCAACACACTTCCCCACTTAACCATTACCCTGGCTGCCCTGCACCAGGTGATAGTGACGCCCCCACAGACGCTGTTAGAGCGCACACGGGCCGCTAGGACAGAGTACAAAGCCCAAGGGAAAAGCGCTCGTTACAAGGAGCTAAAATGCCAGCTCGATTACTTCACCGCCGGCGGGATCTTTTCCCGTCGACAAGACCAAGCGTTGCTTGCTCCTTCCGGGCTCCTCATTCTTGACTTTGATGAACTTGGGAGCCGGGTAGAAGAGGCTAAGCATGCACTGCTGACCGATAGCGCGCTATCTGCAGCCTTGTGCCTTGTGTTTGTGAGTCCATCTGGCGACGGGCTCAAGGCCGTGCTATCCGCCGATCCTCGGTACCCTCGTCGGACAAACTACGAACACATCGCACGGTACCTGGGCAGGCAGTATGGCTGGGGCCCCAGCCTGGACGCAAAAACAGCCGATGTGTCGCGTGCCTGCTTCGTGAGCCACGACCCTACGGCATGGCTATCCCCCCATTTACATATGGATATCTAA
- a CDS encoding ADP-ribosylglycohydrolase family protein: MNAAFLPPYSPLESTCRAALLGVAVGDALGVPVEFQNREMRRADPVVSMRGYGTHHQPMGTWSDDTSLTLCLAEALASGYSALRLALNVQRWYREAWWTAHQQVFDIGITTREALHRLERGSDPVNAGGKDEWSNGNGALMRILPLVFYQAEAPIAERFQRIQEVSALTHGHIRSAVACWLYLEMARALQAGLAPPAAYAQLCQQAPSQLQQLRIPASEMALFERVLSGRLYDLAEADISSSGYVLHTLEAALWCLLHHETFAETVLAAVNLGDDTDTTGAVAGGLAGMCYGETGIPSEWLAVVARRADIENLASRLAHSCATAAPETYPAKPLPNSYWATPTVLACEYPGDRNVETARNKLARLLNAGITDFFDLTEAGELIPYESLLQEVATAHGQEIYYHRFPIKDADVPSSAILESVLAELAMSVAAGRKAAVHCWGGVGRTGTVVGCYLVRQQKLSGPAALALIARQWQGVEKSHRIPRSPETAAQWRLVESFK; this comes from the coding sequence ATGAATGCTGCCTTTTTGCCACCATATTCCCCGTTAGAGTCGACCTGCCGTGCCGCCTTGCTTGGCGTAGCCGTAGGTGATGCCCTAGGGGTGCCTGTGGAATTTCAGAACCGAGAAATGCGGCGCGCCGATCCAGTGGTCAGCATGCGTGGCTATGGGACGCACCACCAACCAATGGGGACCTGGTCGGATGATACATCTTTGACCTTATGCTTGGCAGAAGCATTGGCTTCAGGTTATTCCGCCCTAAGGCTGGCCCTGAATGTTCAACGGTGGTACCGGGAAGCGTGGTGGACAGCCCACCAGCAGGTCTTCGATATCGGCATCACTACCAGGGAAGCCCTGCACCGCTTGGAACGAGGTAGCGACCCAGTAAACGCTGGGGGCAAAGACGAATGGAGCAACGGCAATGGCGCGTTGATGCGCATTCTGCCCTTGGTATTTTACCAGGCGGAGGCTCCCATAGCTGAGCGCTTCCAGCGCATCCAAGAAGTGTCGGCGCTTACCCACGGGCACATACGCTCCGCGGTAGCCTGTTGGCTGTATTTGGAAATGGCACGCGCCCTGCAGGCGGGGCTTGCGCCGCCTGCAGCCTATGCACAGCTGTGTCAGCAGGCGCCCTCGCAGCTACAGCAACTCCGCATTCCAGCGAGCGAAATGGCCCTTTTTGAACGGGTGCTAAGCGGGCGCCTGTATGACTTGGCTGAGGCCGACATCAGCAGTAGCGGCTACGTGTTGCACACGCTAGAGGCCGCTTTGTGGTGCTTGCTGCATCACGAAACCTTTGCAGAGACAGTACTAGCGGCGGTCAACCTGGGCGACGATACCGACACGACTGGGGCCGTTGCGGGTGGGCTGGCCGGGATGTGCTACGGGGAAACCGGTATCCCCAGCGAATGGTTAGCGGTTGTGGCCCGCCGAGCCGACATCGAGAACTTGGCTTCTCGCTTGGCGCACAGCTGCGCAACTGCGGCGCCGGAAACCTATCCCGCTAAGCCCTTACCCAACAGCTATTGGGCAACACCTACGGTGTTGGCTTGCGAATATCCTGGAGATAGAAATGTGGAAACAGCGCGAAATAAACTGGCACGACTGCTAAACGCCGGCATCACGGATTTTTTTGACCTGACTGAAGCCGGAGAATTAATTCCGTATGAAAGCTTGCTCCAGGAAGTAGCGACTGCACACGGCCAAGAGATATACTACCATAGGTTCCCAATCAAAGACGCCGACGTCCCCAGCAGTGCAATTTTGGAATCAGTGCTGGCAGAATTGGCTATGTCGGTTGCGGCCGGCAGAAAAGCAGCCGTGCATTGTTGGGGTGGCGTTGGCCGCACCGGCACTGTAGTGGGTTGCTATCTGGTGCGTCAACAGAAACTGAGCGGGCCGGCTGCTCTGGCATTGATTGCCCGACAGTGGCAGGGGGTAGAGAAAAGCCACCGAATTCCTCGTTCTCCCGAAACTGCCGCGCAATGGCGATTAGTAGAAAGCTTTAAGTAA
- a CDS encoding helix-turn-helix domain-containing protein → MQAVIPVGVAYSQLLDDVRAVVRHELQHQPQACVTIADKPTDDELLSIREAATLLGVTVQTVHDWKRRGLLKYHKLGSRSYLKRIDVMNALKGYQRAVKPPGHGRHG, encoded by the coding sequence ATGCAGGCCGTTATACCAGTAGGCGTTGCCTACTCCCAACTACTAGACGACGTGAGGGCCGTGGTGCGGCACGAACTGCAGCACCAGCCCCAGGCGTGCGTAACCATTGCGGATAAGCCAACAGATGACGAACTGCTAAGTATTCGTGAAGCGGCTACATTACTTGGTGTTACCGTCCAAACGGTGCACGATTGGAAGCGCAGGGGGCTTCTTAAATATCACAAGTTGGGAAGCCGAAGCTACCTCAAGCGGATCGATGTCATGAACGCGTTGAAAGGCTATCAACGTGCCGTAAAGCCCCCAGGACACGGACGGCATGGCTAA
- a CDS encoding DUF3987 domain-containing protein — protein MATLDLDKLISLPADTGQTKPSSTLAWCLSKHSGGPCPDDGRNIWLTGLALFCNEQGVPEAELLDWALSHPPLATHREDRIRTTIRGNYTRHSAAFASKAYRDSVSYGVDTTTSALLPNQTEASPFANTPIIPGDVYASLPPLLLEVVAPFHSGRERDVVLTGALAVLSGCAPGVWGTYGDSRHGTNLFAFIVAPPASGKGNMRWARALATPAHQARVLESQQAHDQYTLELAAYEAAKRLAPKGAAPPTSPVVPPFRLLIIPGNNSAAGILKTLYHNDGHGIICESEADTLSGALKQDWGNFSDLLRKAFHHEPASVNRKTNSEYLEVVRPCLSIALTGTPGQVVGLIPTAENGLFSRFLFYCYDSPAVWRDVGPTAGREDLDRYFASLGKRVHKMMSLVQPPNPDGTGGLQAQLAQAQWEAINATGHRWLSRAKALPEADGAASIVFRMGLSMFRVAMLLALLRAYDQGHRLNGQLPMEDRDLTTALALGDVYLSHSLVLLDRMPSSASGLTAPRSKWADKAEQQERVKELHSQGLSVRTIAERTGLGKSTVDRWLK, from the coding sequence ATGGCAACTCTTGACCTTGACAAGCTCATCTCCCTACCCGCGGATACCGGGCAGACAAAGCCCTCCAGCACGCTAGCTTGGTGCTTAAGCAAACACAGCGGCGGCCCGTGCCCTGACGACGGACGCAACATATGGCTAACTGGGCTTGCCCTATTCTGCAACGAGCAGGGTGTACCGGAAGCGGAACTGTTGGATTGGGCATTGTCCCATCCCCCCCTGGCTACTCACAGGGAAGATCGGATACGCACTACAATACGCGGGAACTATACCCGACATTCGGCAGCATTTGCCAGTAAGGCCTATCGCGATTCTGTATCATACGGGGTAGATACCACGACCTCTGCCCTTCTCCCGAACCAGACGGAAGCATCGCCCTTTGCTAACACCCCTATTATACCCGGGGATGTTTACGCTAGCCTGCCCCCACTGCTTCTTGAAGTAGTGGCGCCCTTCCATAGCGGCCGCGAGCGAGATGTAGTCCTAACGGGAGCACTTGCCGTACTCAGTGGTTGTGCTCCTGGAGTATGGGGCACTTATGGCGACAGCCGCCACGGTACGAACCTCTTCGCATTTATCGTTGCTCCGCCTGCTTCAGGCAAAGGCAATATGCGCTGGGCGCGTGCCTTGGCGACTCCGGCCCACCAAGCCCGCGTACTCGAAAGCCAACAAGCACACGATCAGTACACCTTGGAACTTGCTGCCTACGAGGCAGCCAAACGATTGGCCCCTAAAGGAGCTGCCCCTCCGACCTCACCTGTAGTTCCACCCTTCCGGTTACTTATCATTCCAGGAAACAATAGCGCAGCGGGTATTCTCAAAACTCTTTATCACAATGACGGGCACGGCATCATCTGCGAGAGTGAAGCCGATACCCTCAGCGGGGCCTTGAAACAGGATTGGGGCAACTTCTCTGACCTTTTGCGCAAAGCCTTTCATCATGAGCCCGCCAGTGTCAACCGCAAAACCAACAGCGAGTACTTGGAGGTTGTACGCCCCTGCTTGAGTATCGCCCTCACCGGTACCCCTGGACAAGTAGTTGGTCTAATTCCCACTGCGGAGAACGGCCTGTTTAGTCGCTTTTTGTTTTATTGTTATGATAGCCCGGCCGTTTGGCGTGATGTAGGGCCAACTGCGGGACGCGAGGACCTGGACCGCTACTTCGCTAGCTTGGGCAAGCGGGTTCACAAGATGATGTCCCTTGTTCAACCACCCAATCCAGACGGCACAGGCGGCTTGCAAGCGCAGTTGGCTCAAGCGCAATGGGAGGCGATCAACGCCACCGGTCATCGTTGGCTTAGCCGGGCAAAGGCCTTGCCTGAAGCGGATGGGGCAGCAAGTATTGTATTCCGTATGGGTCTCTCCATGTTCCGCGTTGCAATGCTGCTGGCGCTGCTGCGCGCTTATGATCAAGGGCACCGCCTCAACGGACAATTGCCCATGGAAGACCGTGATTTGACTACTGCGTTAGCCTTAGGGGACGTTTACCTGTCTCACTCGTTGGTTCTACTAGATCGGATGCCCAGCTCCGCCAGTGGCCTGACAGCACCGCGCAGCAAATGGGCCGACAAGGCAGAACAACAAGAGCGTGTCAAGGAGTTACACAGTCAGGGACTGAGTGTTCGCACAATTGCTGAGCGAACAGGTTTAGGGAAATCAACTGTTGACCGTTGGCTTAAGTAA
- a CDS encoding T9SS type A sorting domain-containing protein: MIHAYLFRWRATWLLLAGLLLGWFAPQAWAQTPYSLSAGPYAENFDNIGSWTADFGAGTGANRFSKAFAQPTLPNTNNVFTTGTAGGVQKGTNDALGKIVLLATGTTDGQNAAAFDLNLDFSNATAGTISLDWASVNNSTGDRRSTFKLQTNTGANGVFVDLPHPAVVVANNVPTSGALNNIALPAAFSNNAGAKIRFFLVTSGGGTTGSRPKISIDNLRVTAGSPDGGPAASIGAAGVQATSFCVTATAASSSFAVTFSSTGSFAEAFGVQLSDANGNFPQNTTSNLIGTGAASPITAAIPANTPSGAGYRVRVVNGSPATYGPGNGSNLGVALAPASNGVTVAPAAEQIIVGSNLGTSLTSTATAPSAFAWYYATSAAGPFDNSIAGATGAAYQPKGSDFGAAGTYYVVAKATSTCGNVEGQSMPVTIRVMNSMPVITTSLAAVPAFGSVAVGAAANAQSFTVSGEGLTSNLLLAPPAGFEIRTGNQPFACCTISLAPTNGTVNPTTVEVRLAPTAAQAYQAAIAVSSTGAADQAVAVSGSGTEPIYPATVGTAAVTNLAPTSASAGGSITTDGGSAVAARGVVWGTAPNPALGTSQTSDGTGSGEFTSVITGLLPGTTYYVRAYATNTAGTTYGDELTFTTPAVPLADEPTAAAQLVASQVTTNSLQLTISGGNGAKHLVLARLGAPVDATPEDAKTYLADAAFGKGNQVGAGNFVVYGGSNNTLTVTDLRPNTAYYFAVFEYNDNGTPYAENYLTSAKGEVAATTQPVPAKLLLEENFVYTAGSLLTANNWAAHSGTAAPVAVATGSLAYPNYGASNLGNSAAIVANGQDVNRSFETTYARTPVYTAFLVKVNNASSTADYFLHLGASTLGTNFRARVFVRKNTATNKVQFGVSGSSSTVVYAPAEYDLGTTHLLVLKYTFDETSNETKLFINPAANVEPATANATATEAGSTSLSDIGTVALRQGTNSPNLLIDGIRVGNTYRVVKTGLTCEQPAPAFSATTACAGTATTFTDASASIQADAVYGWDVNNDGQVDYTTKGNIEHTYAVAGTYTAKLTITQGQCSDTYTQTVTVNGLPELAALHNLTATSKADDCGASVAFAAAATGTPAPEVTFSAVLNGVPTPISSPYFFPVGTTTVTATATNGCGSVSKTFAVTVTDETAPTVRTRNLTVTLVNGAATITAEQISNGSSDACGIATLALDNSSFDCANLGPNTVTLTVTDVHGNQASAQATVTVTGTIPEFTISVTPATPVYTGGVATNLYLGYGPQRVTLAATGGVRYTWSPATGLSDASAANPTFTATAPGTFTYTVTAYSASGCTATKQVTLTVLDVRCGNKNDKVLVCHNGKALCLDAQGAADHLAHGDKLGDCRTQAAPTASPNTAALVAGSTPASTAKGEQVFEAFPNPFAEQTVVRVRTTEASRAQLQLYNSLGQLVATLFEGTAEAGRTYEFTVQGASLAPGVYTCRLALNGKVEVKRLIVAK; encoded by the coding sequence ATGATACACGCTTATTTGTTTCGCTGGCGGGCCACCTGGTTGCTGCTTGCGGGCCTCCTGCTTGGCTGGTTTGCGCCGCAAGCCTGGGCCCAAACACCGTATTCGCTGTCGGCGGGCCCTTACGCCGAGAACTTCGACAACATTGGCAGCTGGACCGCCGACTTTGGGGCGGGTACCGGCGCCAACCGCTTCAGCAAGGCTTTTGCGCAACCTACGCTGCCCAACACCAACAACGTGTTTACCACGGGTACGGCCGGGGGTGTGCAAAAAGGCACCAACGATGCCCTAGGTAAAATTGTGCTGTTGGCCACTGGCACCACCGATGGCCAGAACGCCGCCGCCTTCGACCTGAACCTAGATTTCAGCAACGCCACGGCCGGCACCATCAGCCTCGATTGGGCTTCGGTGAACAACTCGACCGGCGACCGTAGATCGACCTTTAAGCTGCAAACCAACACCGGCGCCAACGGCGTGTTCGTGGATTTGCCGCACCCCGCGGTGGTTGTAGCCAACAACGTACCGACTTCGGGCGCCCTGAACAACATTGCATTGCCGGCGGCCTTCAGCAACAATGCCGGGGCCAAGATTCGCTTCTTCCTCGTTACCTCGGGCGGTGGCACTACGGGCAGCCGCCCCAAAATCAGCATCGACAACCTGCGCGTAACGGCCGGCAGCCCCGACGGCGGCCCTGCGGCAAGCATTGGCGCGGCGGGCGTGCAGGCTACGTCGTTCTGCGTTACGGCCACGGCGGCTAGCTCCTCGTTTGCGGTTACGTTTAGCAGCACCGGTAGCTTTGCCGAAGCATTTGGGGTGCAGCTGTCGGACGCCAACGGCAATTTCCCGCAGAACACGACCAGCAACCTCATCGGCACCGGCGCGGCTTCGCCCATTACGGCGGCTATTCCGGCCAATACGCCCAGCGGCGCCGGCTACCGCGTACGCGTGGTGAACGGCAGCCCCGCTACGTATGGCCCCGGCAACGGCAGCAACCTGGGTGTAGCCCTGGCCCCTGCCAGCAACGGCGTAACGGTGGCTCCGGCTGCCGAGCAAATCATCGTCGGCTCGAACCTAGGCACTTCCCTTACGTCTACTGCCACAGCACCATCGGCTTTTGCTTGGTACTACGCTACCAGCGCCGCCGGTCCGTTTGACAACAGCATTGCTGGCGCTACCGGCGCGGCGTATCAGCCCAAGGGCAGTGATTTTGGCGCCGCCGGCACCTACTACGTGGTGGCCAAGGCCACCAGCACTTGCGGCAACGTAGAGGGCCAAAGCATGCCCGTAACCATTCGGGTGATGAACTCGATGCCGGTGATTACCACCTCACTCGCTGCGGTGCCTGCCTTTGGCAGCGTGGCCGTGGGTGCGGCCGCCAACGCGCAAAGCTTCACGGTAAGTGGCGAAGGCCTGACCAGCAACCTGCTGCTGGCTCCGCCCGCAGGTTTCGAAATCCGGACCGGCAACCAGCCGTTTGCGTGCTGCACCATTTCGCTGGCTCCCACCAACGGCACCGTAAACCCCACCACCGTTGAGGTACGCCTTGCCCCCACGGCCGCGCAAGCCTACCAAGCGGCCATTGCCGTGAGCAGCACCGGCGCCGCCGACCAAGCCGTGGCGGTATCGGGTAGCGGCACCGAGCCCATTTACCCCGCCACCGTAGGTACGGCGGCAGTAACCAACCTAGCTCCTACCAGCGCCAGTGCTGGCGGCAGCATTACCACCGACGGCGGCAGCGCCGTAGCAGCCCGCGGCGTGGTGTGGGGCACGGCTCCCAACCCCGCACTGGGCACCAGCCAAACCTCCGACGGCACCGGCAGCGGTGAGTTTACCAGCGTCATCACCGGCTTGTTGCCCGGCACCACGTACTACGTGCGCGCCTACGCCACCAACACGGCCGGCACCACCTACGGCGACGAGCTGACCTTTACCACGCCTGCCGTACCGCTGGCCGACGAACCCACGGCTGCCGCCCAGCTGGTGGCGAGCCAAGTAACCACCAACTCGCTACAGCTAACCATTAGCGGCGGCAACGGCGCCAAGCACCTTGTGCTGGCCCGCCTAGGTGCTCCCGTCGATGCTACGCCCGAGGACGCCAAGACCTACCTAGCCGATGCCGCTTTTGGCAAGGGTAACCAAGTAGGTGCAGGCAACTTTGTGGTGTACGGCGGCAGCAATAACACGCTTACCGTTACCGACCTGCGCCCGAACACGGCTTACTACTTTGCGGTGTTCGAATACAACGACAATGGCACGCCTTACGCCGAAAACTACCTGACCTCGGCTAAGGGCGAAGTTGCGGCCACCACACAGCCCGTACCGGCCAAACTGCTGCTCGAAGAAAACTTTGTGTACACCGCCGGCTCGCTGCTGACTGCCAACAACTGGGCAGCGCACAGCGGCACCGCCGCCCCTGTTGCCGTGGCCACCGGTAGCCTTGCCTACCCCAATTACGGCGCCAGCAACCTAGGCAACTCGGCGGCTATTGTAGCCAACGGCCAAGATGTAAACCGCTCGTTCGAGACGACCTACGCCCGGACGCCGGTGTACACCGCCTTCCTGGTGAAGGTGAACAACGCCAGCAGCACCGCCGACTACTTTCTGCACCTAGGCGCCTCCACGCTGGGCACTAACTTCCGGGCCCGCGTATTCGTGCGCAAGAACACGGCCACCAACAAGGTGCAATTTGGCGTTAGCGGCAGCAGCAGCACCGTTGTTTACGCCCCTGCCGAGTACGACCTAGGCACCACCCACCTGCTGGTGCTGAAGTACACTTTCGACGAGACCAGCAACGAAACCAAGCTGTTCATCAACCCCGCCGCCAACGTTGAGCCTGCCACGGCCAACGCTACCGCCACCGAGGCCGGCAGCACTTCGCTTTCCGATATCGGCACCGTTGCGCTGCGCCAAGGCACCAACTCGCCCAACCTGCTGATCGACGGTATTCGGGTGGGCAATACTTACCGTGTGGTAAAAACCGGCCTTACTTGCGAGCAACCTGCCCCGGCTTTTTCGGCCACTACGGCTTGCGCTGGCACGGCTACCACCTTCACCGATGCTTCTGCCAGCATACAGGCCGATGCGGTGTATGGTTGGGACGTGAACAACGACGGCCAGGTTGACTACACCACCAAGGGCAACATCGAGCACACGTATGCGGTGGCTGGCACCTACACGGCCAAGCTCACCATCACGCAGGGCCAGTGCTCCGATACCTACACGCAAACCGTAACGGTAAACGGCTTGCCCGAGCTGGCTGCGTTACATAACCTCACGGCCACCAGCAAAGCCGATGACTGCGGCGCTTCGGTAGCTTTTGCCGCAGCGGCCACCGGCACGCCCGCACCCGAGGTTACTTTCTCGGCAGTGCTGAACGGCGTACCCACGCCCATCAGCTCACCTTACTTTTTCCCAGTAGGCACCACCACCGTAACGGCTACGGCCACCAACGGCTGCGGCAGCGTCAGCAAAACCTTCGCGGTAACCGTCACCGACGAAACAGCTCCCACAGTACGCACGCGCAACCTAACGGTAACGCTGGTAAACGGTGCGGCCACTATCACGGCAGAACAAATCAGCAACGGCAGCTCCGATGCTTGTGGCATTGCTACGCTTGCGCTCGACAATAGCAGCTTCGATTGCGCCAACCTCGGCCCGAACACCGTGACCCTGACTGTTACCGATGTGCACGGCAACCAAGCCAGCGCGCAAGCTACGGTTACGGTTACGGGGACCATTCCGGAATTCACCATTTCCGTTACGCCTGCCACGCCAGTATACACGGGCGGCGTGGCCACCAACTTGTACTTGGGCTACGGGCCGCAGCGCGTAACCCTCGCGGCCACCGGCGGCGTGCGCTACACCTGGAGCCCGGCTACCGGCCTAAGCGACGCCAGCGCAGCCAACCCCACCTTTACGGCTACAGCGCCGGGCACTTTCACCTACACCGTAACGGCGTACAGCGCCTCGGGCTGCACGGCTACTAAGCAGGTAACCCTTACGGTGCTGGACGTGCGCTGCGGCAACAAAAACGATAAAGTACTGGTGTGCCACAACGGCAAAGCTCTGTGCCTCGACGCCCAAGGCGCTGCCGACCACCTCGCCCATGGCGACAAGCTAGGCGACTGCCGTACTCAGGCTGCTCCTACGGCTAGCCCCAACACCGCAGCTTTGGTAGCAGGTAGTACCCCAGCTAGCACGGCAAAGGGAGAGCAGGTATTCGAAGCCTTCCCGAACCCCTTCGCGGAGCAAACGGTGGTGCGCGTACGCACTACCGAGGCCAGCCGGGCTCAGCTGCAACTCTACAACAGCCTGGGGCAGCTGGTGGCTACCTTGTTCGAAGGTACTGCCGAGGCTGGCCGCACCTACGAGTTTACGGTGCAGGGCGCCTCGCTCGCCCCGGGCGTGTACACCTGCCGCTTGGCCCTAAATGGCAAAGTGGAAGTGAAGCGCCTGATTGTGGCGAAGTAA
- a CDS encoding tyrosine-type recombinase/integrase, with product MATVSFHLKDPGADRPTAIYALLTINRRHRVKAYTGQSIHPARWNKSDQRAHVRGKGNELNGHLNDALVRASERILIAYNQSLAAGTLPTTAALREAAAPERPVEPAPPLVAASGGLFWQRYEEWVNYTRAAGTVRTAQAHATAGRHLREFGEANGYAIDFDTLTTTVGDRWAAYLLNVAGLTDNTINKHLGRLKSFMKWAIKRGYTENTSLDRVSWARREPDVVALSAAELKALVDLSLPVGSRLEKARAWFLLACYTGLRYSDLVSIKLQHLRPATDNLPAHLRLTAKKTRAVVNVPLTAQALDIVNRLLRGELDSSKNQPITNPVLNRFLKELGKLAGIDAPVEVIRYRGGVADVTTAAKYECLTVHTARRTFVTLNLGKGMSAEFVMKLTGHTSYKSFQRYVNLTPQRVAEEFARFHEMPTLANEPAKGS from the coding sequence ATGGCTACTGTTTCTTTTCACTTGAAAGACCCCGGGGCAGATCGCCCCACGGCTATTTATGCACTGCTCACCATTAACCGGCGGCACCGCGTGAAGGCCTATACGGGACAGAGCATACACCCTGCCCGCTGGAACAAATCCGATCAACGCGCCCACGTACGCGGCAAGGGAAATGAGCTAAACGGGCACTTAAATGACGCACTGGTTAGGGCAAGCGAGCGAATACTGATAGCCTATAACCAAAGCCTAGCTGCCGGCACTCTTCCCACAACTGCGGCCTTACGTGAGGCCGCAGCCCCTGAGCGTCCCGTCGAGCCGGCCCCGCCACTCGTAGCCGCTTCCGGCGGGCTGTTCTGGCAACGTTATGAGGAATGGGTAAACTATACCCGTGCCGCCGGTACCGTACGTACAGCGCAAGCCCACGCCACCGCCGGACGACACCTACGAGAGTTTGGCGAAGCCAACGGCTACGCCATCGACTTCGACACTCTGACGACTACCGTGGGCGACCGATGGGCGGCCTACTTGCTGAATGTGGCCGGCCTGACCGACAATACCATTAACAAACACTTAGGGCGACTCAAGTCGTTTATGAAGTGGGCTATCAAACGGGGTTACACTGAAAACACATCTCTTGACCGAGTAAGCTGGGCGAGACGAGAGCCAGATGTAGTTGCCCTTAGCGCTGCGGAACTGAAGGCATTGGTGGACTTATCCCTACCAGTAGGTTCCCGGCTGGAAAAGGCCCGAGCCTGGTTTCTGCTGGCTTGCTATACTGGCTTACGGTACTCAGATCTGGTAAGTATTAAGCTCCAACACTTGCGCCCTGCCACAGATAATTTGCCAGCCCACTTGCGGTTAACTGCAAAGAAGACACGCGCAGTGGTAAACGTGCCCTTGACCGCGCAGGCGCTGGACATAGTCAACCGGTTGCTGAGAGGGGAATTGGATAGCTCCAAAAACCAGCCCATCACCAACCCTGTGCTTAACCGCTTTCTGAAGGAGTTGGGCAAGCTTGCGGGCATCGATGCCCCTGTGGAAGTAATCCGCTACAGGGGTGGCGTGGCCGATGTGACCACTGCTGCAAAATATGAATGCTTAACAGTTCACACCGCCCGCCGCACGTTTGTGACCTTGAACTTGGGCAAAGGCATGAGTGCAGAGTTCGTCATGAAATTAACGGGGCACACCTCTTATAAATCGTTTCAGCGGTACGTGAATTTAACACCTCAGCGAGTAGCCGAGGAGTTTGCCCGATTTCACGAGATGCCTACACTGGCAAATGAGCCCGCAAAAGGATCATAG